The following proteins come from a genomic window of Ictidomys tridecemlineatus isolate mIctTri1 chromosome 9, mIctTri1.hap1, whole genome shotgun sequence:
- the LOC101954372 gene encoding C-X-C motif chemokine 2, translated as MARTASAVPRAPRLLQVALLTLLLVAASRRAAGAPVVSELRCQCLQTVQGIHLKNIQSVKVMSPGPHCAQTEVIATLKNGQEACLNPEAPLVKKIIHKMLNNGISS; from the exons ATGGCCCGCACCGCCTCCGCCGTCCCCCGCGCTCCGCGGCTCCTCCAGGTTGCGCTGCTCACGCTGCTCCTGGTAGCCGCCAGCCGGCGCGCAGCAG GGGCGCCAGTGGTCTCTGAACTGCGCTGCCAGTGTTTGCAGACTGTGCAAGGAATTCACCTCAAGAACATCCAAAGTGTGAAGGTGATGTCCCCAGGACCCCACTGCGCCCAGACAGAAGTCAT AGCCACTCTCAAGAATGGACAGGAAGCTTGTCTCAACCCTGAGGCCCCCTTGGTCAAGAAAATCATCCATAAGATGCTGAACAA TGGCATTTCCAGCTGA
- the LOC120886130 gene encoding platelet factor 4-like — translation MGLILRSCSLCPQLYPGLLLLGLLLLSAVVTVARGEDSSDDGDLQCVCLKTVSKVNAKHITNLEVIKAGPHCANTQIIATLKNGSKICLEGEVSFFKGLVRKLMAK, via the exons ATGGGCCTCATATTGCGCTCCTGCAGCCTCTGTCCCCAGCTCTACCCTGGGCTGCTGCTCCTGGGGCTATTGCTCCTATCAGCTGTGGTCACAGTCGCCAGAGGAG AGGATTCTTCAGATGATGGGGACCTTCAGTGCGTGTGTTTAAAGACTGTGTCCAAAGTCAATGCCAAGCACATCACCAACCTGGAGGTGATCAAGGCTGGACCCCACTGTGCCAACACCCAGATAAT AGCTACACTGAAGAATGGAAGTAAAATTTGCCTTGAAGGGGAGGTCTCTTTCTTTAAGGGATTAGTCCGGAAACTCATGGCGAAGTAG